The following DNA comes from Simkania negevensis Z.
CGATTTGCTCATTTTTTTGAGCTCGTCAGTTAGCGTTTTGACAGCTTTTTCAATCCCACGCTTTACTTCCATAGGATTGGCTCCAGCCGTGATGTTGCGCAGCCCTTCTGTATAGATGGCTTCTGCTAAAACTGTAGCCGTTGTGGTCCCATCTCCTGCTTTATCCGCAGTTTTGCTGGCCACTTCGATGACCATTTGGGCTCCCATGTTTTCATGCTTGTCTTCGAGTTCGATCTCTTTTGCGACGGTGACACCATCTTTGGTCACGTGAGGAGGACCATAAGATTTATCAATGGCGACGTTTCGTCCTTTTGGTCCTAAAGTCACTTTCACTGCTGAAGCAAGTGCTTGAACCCCTTTGAGGATCTTTTGTCTTGCATCTTCTCTATACTTAATGTCTTTTGCTGCCATAATCGTTTTTTACTCCTTCTTAGTCTTCAATGATTGCAATGATGTCGTCAGATCGGAGGACGATGAACTCTTCGTCATCAACCGTCACTTCTTGACCTGCGTATTTATCCATAAGGATAAGGTCTCCCTCTTTCACAGGCATGGGGAGAATTTTACCGTCATCAGTTGATTTTCCCTTGCCGACGGCAACAACACGGGCAGACTCTTGCTTTTTCTTTGCTGAATCAGGAAGGATGATACCACCTTTGAGAGTCTCCTCTTGTTCCAGACGTTGGACCAAAACACGATTCCCAAGTGGTCTAAGTGTAAGTTTCTTTTTCGTTTTCATAAGATTTCAAAACTCCTCTATATATAATGTAGGTTCATTATACATTTCTCATGGTAGTCAGAAAAGGGATTTTTTTCAACAAAAATTAGCACTCTTTTTGCAAAAGTGCTAATTTTTCTTTAATGGGTCAGTGAGTTAGAAGGTTCACAGTTGGAGTTAATCCTTCAAAAACCTCTTCAGGGTAACGCATTTGCCACTCAAAAGATCCCTTTACATAGATATGATCGATGGTTTTCGACTTAAGGGAAAGACTCACGTTTGTTGGATAAGAGGAAATAAGAGAAAAAGGAACATTTTCTCGGCCTTGAGTGAGGAAGGCCTTTTGCATCTCTTCACGTGTAAAGTTCATGTCCCCCATGGCAACAACAATATTGTCATCCATCAGATTGATATATGCTGCAAACTCCTCTTTTCCAGGCAAATCTGGATTCCCAGGAAGATGACCATTCACAATTCGGTAAAGCTTTCCATCTTTTTCAAAGGCCAAATTCATCACAGGTCTTGTCGGATCGCATTCGTAAGGATAGTCGATACTTGATAGATCCTCACGGTAGGTCAAATGTCGGGTGTCATAGACAACCACATCTTGATTTTTGGGAAGGGGTTCTTTCTGAGTATAGACAATTGCCATATGCTCAGGTAGTTTGTCTCTTAGCACCTGTAAAAATGGGCTGCCACATTCTTGCAAACTCATCAATTGCTTTGGGTGCGTAGGATGGTTGATCATATCGATCACTTGATCTACAACCAGTTTATCTCTAAGTGTTAGTCCTGTTTCTTCGTCAATCATCTGATTGGTCATCGAGATGTGAGACCCTTTGAGCCCTTGACTATTGCGCTCTTCTACCCATGAAAGATAGACCGTATTGAGGACATTCCATGTTGCCATTTCAATCCCATCAATATTAGCGCCTACAGGAAGGTGATCTGAAAGAAATTCCCATTTCTCACCCAGTTGCCCTAGTTCGATTCCTGAGGGGAAGCGGCTTTGAAAGTGCTCTGTCACTTTATCATCAATTGCCTTTTCCAACTGAGGACTTGTTCCTCGCAAAACTTGAGCGAGCTTAGCTCCCCAAAGGATGTAGGCATCGATCGATTTTTGATCCCAGATAATATTTGCTAAATCACACATGTTGTAATACCGATCAGCGAGCTTGATGATTTTCGCTTGTTCATGCATGTGAGGAGCATGAGCAATTTGGGCGAGCTTACAAGCTTCACCTTTGAGGCCTGCAGGTTTGGTCAGATCGAGAACTAGGGCCAAAACGTGTGGTCCGAACAGTTGCTCAACTTCTTCTGGAGTTGTCTCAGTATCTTCAATAGTATCGTGGAGAAGTGCTGCAATGAGAGCATCGGGATCTTTTAATTCTCCCAGCTCTAATGTCAATTGAGCGACACCCAAAGGATGAATGATGTAAGGAGTTTTTTCAGCATCTTTTCGAATTTGGAATTGATGTTTATCTGCGGCAAATTCAACAGCAGCAAGAAGTCTTTGTAAATCAATACTATATCTCTTTTCTTGACCAAATAGGTTTACCCAAGATTGGAGGGCTTTGTCCAGAGCATTCATGACTTGAGGATGGCGGTTACAATGCTGAGCGACAAATTGGCGGCAGTGAGCAATTTGGAGCTCTGACGCCTTCACTTCTTCTTTGATTTTAGGGAGTTGAGCTGGACGTGTGCAAATGGGCTTTGAATCTAGAATTGACTCGAAGCTCTCTTTTTCTTCGACGTCTACTATTGCAAAAATTGTTGAAAGTTCCGTATCTGCACAAACTGAACTAATTTCTGACATGCAAACCCCTTTTAATTAAAAAGTTTAAAATATCATTAAGATTATACTAAATCGTCAAATTTACACAAATTAATAAAATAAAGATTTTCTCTTGCTAGAGAATAGAGCTCTGAATTAAATTTAATAGTTTTCGAGCATCATTAAAAGGAGCTCATTTCATGGCAAAAGAACGTGCAGAAATCGCAGATGAACACAAATGGAACGTTGCCTCTCTTTATCCAAGTTTAGAAGCTTGGGAAAAAGGATTTAAGGCATTAGCAAAAGAAAAAATCCAAGGTGTCCGCTTTCCTGAGATCCAAAAGTTTCAAGGGAAAATGGGAGAAAGTCCAGATTTATTAGCGAAACTTTTGAAAGCAGCGTTTGAGCTCGAACGCAATATTGTCAAGCTCTATACCTATGCTCACCTCCGTCATGATGAAGACGTTGTGCATGATGTGCACAAAAATGCCTACGATCGCATCAGCCTTCTTTATTATGAATATGATAATGAAACTTCATGGATTCAACCTGAGCTTTTGCAATTAGATGAAACCACATTTCAAATGTATTTAATGGCTCCAGAACTCAAAGACTATCAGGTTTATTTAAAGAAGGTCTATGCGCTCAAGCCTCACACACTTTCATCTGATAAAGAAGCTTTGCTTGCACTTGCAGGAAAAGCGCTCCAAACTTCACAAAAGGCCTTTAGTCTTTTAAATGACGCCGATCTAAAGTTTCCTCAAATTGAAACAGCAACAGGGGAGAAAAAAGATCTTAGTTACGGTTCCTACCTTCTTTACATGCAATCGAAAGATCGCACACTTCGCAAAAATGCATTTGTAGAGCTGCATAAACAATACCAGCAGTTTGAAAATACCATTTGTGAATTGATCAATGGCCAAGTTCAAAATCACATCTTTATAGCAAAAGCGAGACATTATCCTTCAGCTTTGCATGCCTCTCTTACCCCACATCAAATTGACGTCGATGTTTACCACAATTTGATCAAGACTGTGCGAGAAAACATTGGGAATCTTCATCGTTACATCAAACTTCGGAAAAAACTGCTTGGAGTGGATCAATTGCATTGCCATGACTTACATGTCTCACTTCTTCCAGAATTTGAAAAAAAGTACACGTTTGATGAAGCCAAAGCCGCTATTTTAGAATCTGTTTCAGTGATGGGTAGGAATTACCAAGCAACTTTAGAAAAAGGACTTGGAGAAGAGCGATGGGTCGATCTCTTTGAAAACAAGCGCAAGCGCTCAGGAGCCTACTCAAGTGGTTGCTACGATAGCATCCCTTTTATCTTGATGAACTTTCATGGAACATTGCGTGACGTGATGACTTTGTCTCATGAAGCAGGGCATAGCATGCATTCCTACTTAAGTAATCACAGTCAACCTTATCAGTATTCGCATTATCCAATTTTCTTAGCAGAAATTGCCTCGACATTTCACGAAGACCTTCTATTTCGGTACTTCGTTGAAAAAGCTTCTTCGCGTCAAGAGAAGTGTTACTTTTTAAACCAAAAAATCGATGACATCCGAGCAACTCTTTTTAGACAAACGCAATTTGCCGAGTTTGAACTCAAACTGCACGTTCTTGGTGAACAGGGGATACCTCTCACCCCAACCACACTCAAAGAAGCGTATCGCCAACTCAATATTGACTATTATGGCCCCGATTTAACAGCTGATCCTGAAATTGACGTTGAATTCCTACGCATTCCTCACTTCTACTACAATTTTTATGTTTACCAATATGCAACTGGAATTAGCGCAGCGTCTGCTCTTGTTCAGCATGTCTTAACTGAAGGCGAGTCAGCTCGTGATGCTTACATTAAGTTTCTTTCATCTGGTTCAAGTAAGTATCCTTTAGAGTTGCTTCAAGAAGCTGGTGTTGATATGCATAGCAAGGAACCTATCGAAAAGCTTCTCCACCGGTTTAATGGTTTTGTAACAGAGCTAGAAAAGGAAATGCAATGTTAAATTTTTGTAAAAAAAGTTGATCAAAAAACTCAGTCGTTGTATGTCAATACATACACGGGAAGATAATACATTATTAGATTAGGTGACCATGAAGTCAGAGCCTAAGGTGAAAAAGACTTTTGTAATTGTTAATGATAAAGGCCTTCATACTCGCCCTGCAACTGAGCTCGTCAAATGTGCTCAAATTTTTAAGTCTCAAATATACTTGCGCTACGATGGGCTGAGCGTGAATGCTAAATCTCTTCTCGGAATTCTAATGCTCGCCGCAGGTCGGGGAGCGAAAATCAATATTGAGGCTGAAGGGCAGGATGCCGAAGAGGCCGTAAACGCAATCGTGCGCCTAGCAAGCAACAAATTCAACATCAAATTCTAAGGCGGAAGTATTAGGGGGGGGCGTCCTTTTTCTGCTTCATCTTTTCCAGTCTGATTTTGTGTTCGATCTCGACTACCTGTGAAAGGTAGCTAGCGGTCTCCGCACTTTGTCAGTTAGAAAAATCTAGAAGTAAAAAATGACGAAAAACACCCGATACCCCCTCTTAAAATCTCCCCTTGTCTCATGGATAATGCGGTCGATTTTGGGAGAGAAAAATCTGGAGATTAGGGGTCGATGGGGAGGACCTTATCGAAAACTTCTTTCGTACAGTAGATCGGGACGTTGTTTTCAAGAGCCAGTGAGAGACAATCACTCGGACGTGCATCAATCTCCATGATTTGTTTGGTTTCTCCAACCATCTGCTCGAGAAAAAGCCGAGCATAGTAAATCGTATCTTGCACGTCGTTGATCACAACATGGAGCAGTTCGATCTTTAAACCGTTGAAAATAGAGTTCATGAGGTCATGGGTATAGGGACGTGGTTTCAGTTGGTCTGTAAGATGCATTTGAATTTGAACCCCCACGTGAGGTGAGGTGTAAATTGCAAATTGCTTGGCCTCTGTCCCTAAGATAAATACCGTATAGGAAGGGGACTGCATGATTTTATTAAATTGAATCGGAATGAGCTCGGAATCCATACGACCTCCTTCCTTTCACATATCATATTCAAGTTATTTATCAAGCTGTTTGAGGTTACCAGAAGACTCACCGATAAGAACTCGGCCAGCGAGGTTGAAAAAGAAGCCTGTTTCTAAAACGCCTGGAACGTGGATGAGACGGTCATGGTCTTCTTCCGGAGACTCACGAAGCTCTTGAAACAGAATATCATAAATATAATTGCCATTATCAGTGATGTAAAATTTACCTTCATTTGTGGTTCGCATTTCACCACGAAATCCGAGGACTTGGATTTTTTCAATCGTTGCACTGTATCCAAAGGGGAGAATTTCGACGGGAAGAGCTCTCTTGCCCAGCTTTTCAACAACTTTTGATTCGTCGACTATGACTACCATTTCCTTACTGCTATTAGCTAAGATCTTTTCGCGCAGTAAGGCTCCTCCGCCTCCTTTAATCATGCGCTTTTGACAGTCAATTTCATCGGCCCCGTCGATTGTGATATCAATCTGGGTCACCGTGTTCATATTGGCTGTTGGAATTCCACCTTTTTGAGCTTGCTCAAATGACCGGATGGAACTCGAAACAACTGTGATGTTTAGCCCTTCTTTGCAGAGGTGAATGAGTTTTTCAATGAAGTAATACACTGTAGAGCCAGTTCCTAACCCAACGAGCATTCCATCTTCAATCCATTCGGCCGCTTTTTCGCCGGCCCGCTTTTTCAAGAGTTCTTTGTCCATAGAGTCTATGTTTTAAAAATTGTTTTTTGCTGACAAGAGTTTTCTCTTTCTTTTTGAAAGATCTTGTGCCATGGTAAAGGATAAGAGAACTAACCGCTATGAGGAATTTCATGTCTGATATGGATGAAGATCAATTGCTTGCAGAAGAAAGTTCTAAAACAAAAAAGACACGAGAAAAATTGCGGAAATACCTTCAAGAAATGGATGAAAATGTGACTCCGCAGGCACTCAAACGGAAATCCCTTGAAATTCACCGCTGGATTTCACGGCATGCGCCGCATCGTATTGTTCTCAAATCAAAATCGATCTCTCTCTTTGATGAGAATCAAAATACGGCAGATCGGAGTCAAAAAATTTCTGAGCTCATGCTTCGGCTTGGCGATCATAAATAAAAATTATTTCAATATATTTTGCTAGCTTGAAGAGAACCCTTAGCCTATGTTGCCTCTCAAAATTAGAGGTAATATATTCCCTTTTCTCCTTTTGCTCGATCAAATTCGAAGTCATAGGTTATCAGGGCTTAATATTTTTCGGTCTTAGTCCTATTTGATTCCCTTAGTAATTTGTCAGTCAATTGAATCACTTTATCTTCATAAGTTGGTGTAATTGAATCTCAGCGGTCTTTGAGAGGATCGAATTTTTTTTACATCTATTTTTAAGACTTCCTGATTTCTGTGAGATTGGGGGAGTCACTGGTCGTAATTTTAAGAATAGTTCTGGATTTTTATAAGGCTTAAATTTATAATGTCTGCACTAAATGTAATTCATAATCTCAAAACGAGGATGAAATGGTCGATTCAATTAACGAGCTTAGTAGTTCTTATGGAGTAGGATATCCAATATTTACCGAAGAATCTGAAAAGGGCGGAGGGGTGGCCTCTCCGGGATATTCAGGGCAAAGTACCATTCATCCCCCAATTCATCCCAATGCGCAACAAGTCCATATACATTATCATGAGAAAAAGGTTGAAGAAGAGAAAAGTCGAAAAAGTTTTTTTGTGACTCTCTTGCTACAGTTTTTTTTGGGGTATGTGGGATTTCCTCACTTTTATGTCGGTAATATCGGGAAAGGTCTTTTGACTCTTGGAACAACGATCTGTTTAGGCTGGATCACATTTGGGATCGTTCCTGGGATCATCTGGCTTTACAATATCTTCCAAATCATTTTGGGGAACTTCAAGGATAGCGAAGGTAAAAGAGTCAGAAATTAAAAACTTTGTTTTCATCGAATATCTGATGAAGATAGATATCACTTTCGCGGGAATAAAAAATTATTTTTTATTCCCGTTTTTGTTATCATGTCCTTCCAAGATTTTGGAGTGATGATGACAAAAGCAATTTGCCCTTTTTCTAGATCTCTTGATGAAACTTATTATCCCAACGGGAATCTCAAGTCCATGACATATTTCCACCCTTTTGGGAAGCTTACAACGATTGGAGTTCCTATGGCCACAGTTGGGGCTGCTGTGAATGGACTGATCGCGTACATTTCAGGCGCAAATCCTTTGGCAGCATCTTGCATAGGAGCGTTAGTTGCGTTTGACTTTTGTTTTTTTGACTTTCTTGGACATCAATTCCAAGGGGAAACCTATCACGAGTGCACTTGGATTATTCTTGCGCGAAACGTGACCAATCTCTCGTTAAACTTATTTGTGTGTGACGGCTTTGCAAAACATCATCAGCTCACACTTTCTTCATTTGATAAGGCGTGGATTTTGCTTGCTCCTCTTGCAATTTGCCAAGCTGTAGAATCTTTGGTTTTTCATAAAGATTCACCAATTGATTGATTCATACAACCTGAATAATCGGACCTGAAAAAGTAGGGGGTTCGAAGGGAGGTACAGCTGATCGAGGATCGGCTGTACCGTTAATTGCACCGAAGACTTGCTACAGTCTGGCGAGGAATGGGATTAAAAAAGCAGTTCAACCATAGCGTTTAATCCATGAAGACCGAGGGCACCTCGCTTTAAGAGTACAACTTTTCCATCTCTAGGATCAGTCTCTAAAAATGAGGAGTAAATCTCTTGAAGATTTAACCAGATTTGGCTTTCATACCCTAAACTTAGAGAAAGTCCCCAATTGTCAAATATTTTCCCCCAAACAAGTCCGAGGAAAAATTGAGGACTAAAACTGAAGCGATGGTCATGGTTGCGAATATTTATAAGAATATAATCGTTGTTGTTAGCAAGTTCCTTGACAGTTCCTTTGTTTTG
Coding sequences within:
- a CDS encoding NINE protein, producing MVDSINELSSSYGVGYPIFTEESEKGGGVASPGYSGQSTIHPPIHPNAQQVHIHYHEKKVEEEKSRKSFFVTLLLQFFLGYVGFPHFYVGNIGKGLLTLGTTICLGWITFGIVPGIIWLYNIFQIILGNFKDSEGKRVRN
- the rpiA gene encoding ribose 5-phosphate isomerase A; this encodes MDKELLKKRAGEKAAEWIEDGMLVGLGTGSTVYYFIEKLIHLCKEGLNITVVSSSIRSFEQAQKGGIPTANMNTVTQIDITIDGADEIDCQKRMIKGGGGALLREKILANSSKEMVVIVDESKVVEKLGKRALPVEILPFGYSATIEKIQVLGFRGEMRTTNEGKFYITDNGNYIYDILFQELRESPEEDHDRLIHVPGVLETGFFFNLAGRVLIGESSGNLKQLDK
- a CDS encoding HD domain-containing protein; protein product: MSEISSVCADTELSTIFAIVDVEEKESFESILDSKPICTRPAQLPKIKEEVKASELQIAHCRQFVAQHCNRHPQVMNALDKALQSWVNLFGQEKRYSIDLQRLLAAVEFAADKHQFQIRKDAEKTPYIIHPLGVAQLTLELGELKDPDALIAALLHDTIEDTETTPEEVEQLFGPHVLALVLDLTKPAGLKGEACKLAQIAHAPHMHEQAKIIKLADRYYNMCDLANIIWDQKSIDAYILWGAKLAQVLRGTSPQLEKAIDDKVTEHFQSRFPSGIELGQLGEKWEFLSDHLPVGANIDGIEMATWNVLNTVYLSWVEERNSQGLKGSHISMTNQMIDEETGLTLRDKLVVDQVIDMINHPTHPKQLMSLQECGSPFLQVLRDKLPEHMAIVYTQKEPLPKNQDVVVYDTRHLTYREDLSSIDYPYECDPTRPVMNLAFEKDGKLYRIVNGHLPGNPDLPGKEEFAAYINLMDDNIVVAMGDMNFTREEMQKAFLTQGRENVPFSLISSYPTNVSLSLKSKTIDHIYVKGSFEWQMRYPEEVFEGLTPTVNLLTH
- a CDS encoding HPr family phosphocarrier protein, translating into MKSEPKVKKTFVIVNDKGLHTRPATELVKCAQIFKSQIYLRYDGLSVNAKSLLGILMLAAGRGAKINIEAEGQDAEEAVNAIVRLASNKFNIKF
- a CDS encoding bifunctional nuclease family protein, which encodes MDSELIPIQFNKIMQSPSYTVFILGTEAKQFAIYTSPHVGVQIQMHLTDQLKPRPYTHDLMNSIFNGLKIELLHVVINDVQDTIYYARLFLEQMVGETKQIMEIDARPSDCLSLALENNVPIYCTKEVFDKVLPIDP
- the pepF gene encoding oligoendopeptidase F, with amino-acid sequence MAKERAEIADEHKWNVASLYPSLEAWEKGFKALAKEKIQGVRFPEIQKFQGKMGESPDLLAKLLKAAFELERNIVKLYTYAHLRHDEDVVHDVHKNAYDRISLLYYEYDNETSWIQPELLQLDETTFQMYLMAPELKDYQVYLKKVYALKPHTLSSDKEALLALAGKALQTSQKAFSLLNDADLKFPQIETATGEKKDLSYGSYLLYMQSKDRTLRKNAFVELHKQYQQFENTICELINGQVQNHIFIAKARHYPSALHASLTPHQIDVDVYHNLIKTVRENIGNLHRYIKLRKKLLGVDQLHCHDLHVSLLPEFEKKYTFDEAKAAILESVSVMGRNYQATLEKGLGEERWVDLFENKRKRSGAYSSGCYDSIPFILMNFHGTLRDVMTLSHEAGHSMHSYLSNHSQPYQYSHYPIFLAEIASTFHEDLLFRYFVEKASSRQEKCYFLNQKIDDIRATLFRQTQFAEFELKLHVLGEQGIPLTPTTLKEAYRQLNIDYYGPDLTADPEIDVEFLRIPHFYYNFYVYQYATGISAASALVQHVLTEGESARDAYIKFLSSGSSKYPLELLQEAGVDMHSKEPIEKLLHRFNGFVTELEKEMQC
- a CDS encoding co-chaperone GroES, yielding MKTKKKLTLRPLGNRVLVQRLEQEETLKGGIILPDSAKKKQESARVVAVGKGKSTDDGKILPMPVKEGDLILMDKYAGQEVTVDDEEFIVLRSDDIIAIIED